In Daucus carota subsp. sativus chromosome 4, DH1 v3.0, whole genome shotgun sequence, one DNA window encodes the following:
- the LOC108218461 gene encoding transcription elongation factor SPT6 homolog isoform X1 — MAGKSAVLSDDEDEMEVYDNEEEEDDEDETGQDEYENDGFIVDDEEQEEGGDSDEEMQKKRRRKKRESQKNYVLDEDDYELLEDNNVTGFRRPEQESKKFKRLKKAQRDHHSGLSGGNEFDRSGRDVLQHSLFGDDEGTELEDIAEEEQLEEDNELGDEDDLGDFIVEEDLDEHGAPMRRDVTKKKPRQAQGVSSSALQEAHDIFGNVDDLLKRRAYHDGRKERTGGGVDPTIIAEKYMTEKDDLIRNTDFPERWQIFEHSTGPPPTDESSIDEESTWICNELRNMIHLFGRIVEISELSIVKEDVMRFLDFIHIQKLDVPFIAMYRKDECPSLFKDPEQLEADALQNISDGKPALMWHKILWTILDLDKKWLLLQKRKSALQLYYKKRYAEESRIIDDETRLNFIRQLFDSVTKSLKAAVSEREVDDVDSKFNLHFPPGEVGDVNGQYKRPKRRSQYSSCSKAGLWGLVSKLGYSSEQFGLQLSLEKMRMEELLDSKETPEEAALNFICAMFETPQNVLRGARHMAALEICWEPYVRKHVRSIYMDNAVVSTIPTPDGNVAIDASHQYATIKWLREKPLGKFMDAQWLQIQKAEEEKLIKVTLKLPEPVLSKLISDSNENYLSDGVSKSAQLWNEQRKLILQDAFFDFLLPSMEKEARLLLAGRARSWLLLEYGKLLWDRVSVAPYQRKEQDLSSDEEAAPRVMACCWGPGKPATTFVMLDSCGEVLDVLYAGSICNRGQNVNDQQRKKNDQQRVLKFMTEHQPHVVVLGAANLSCTRLKEDIYEIIFKMVEETPREVGHDMDGISILYGDETFPHLYENSRISSDQLPLQSGIVKRAVALGRYLQNPLAMVATLCGPGKEILSWKLSPLEDFLTSDDKFGMIEQIMVDVTNQVGLDVNLALSHEWLFSTMQFISGLGPRKAASLVRSLVRNGAIFTRKDLLTEHGIGKRVFVNSVGFLRVRRTGMAASTSQFIDMLDDTRIHPEFYGLAQELARDVYLEDVQDDTVDYDDDEVLQLAIEHVREKPHLLKSLEVHEYAKSKQLESKIQTLNLIRLELIHGFQDWRKPYAEPSQDEEFCMISGETEDSLAEGRIVQATVRRVLPQKAICVLDSGLVGILGKEDYADDWKELPDLNEKLNEGEILSCKIKSIQKNRYQLFLSCKESEMRNNQYHNHQNLDPHYHEDRSSLPGDQDKTRKQKELGRKYFKPRLIVHPRFQNITADEAVEFLSDKDIGEIVVRPSSRGPSFLTLTLKVYDGIYAHKDIIEGGKEQKDLTSLLRIGKTLKVGDQTFEDLDEVIDRYVDPLVAQLKVMLNYRKFKKGTKAEIDECLRIEKAENPMRIVYCFGISYEHPGTCILTYIRTLNPHHEYVGVYPTGFKFRRKMFGEIDRLVAYFQRHIDDPQKSELSVRSAAAMVPLGSAAIGGQSGGWDDSRSGGDGSSAGRGDFKNGGSQDGHPSGIPRPYGGMGRGRGRGRGSYNGSGRGDGYSSGKQDVDTWTQSDDKWGGNGSGDGKNTGGWDGSGGTAGGWGGSGGGSDGTAAGWGGSGGGTDGTAGGWGGSGGGSDGTAGGWGGSGGGTDGSAGGGTTRGWGGSGGGSEGNAGGWGGSGGGSDGIAGGWGGSGGGTDGTAAGGTTGGWGGSGGGTDGTAGGGTTGGWGGSDGGSDVTAGGWGGSVGNTGGGSSGATGGGISGWGGSGGSDTGGGWGGGADTGGATGGWGGSGGGWGGGGSSGGAASGWGASGGDNGSYGGSEGVDSRSGGRGRGRDGRGRGRGRDGRGRGRGGDSERGGSSWGGGGGGSNDGTAGGWGGGGSSGGAAGGWAASGGDNVGYGGNGGSGGLDSGSSGRGRGFDGRGRGRGRDGGGRGRGGDGESGGSSWGSGGGNRGRGGGGRGRGGRGGSDEGSGGGWGGGANGGGGSSSSWGGSGSSGHWGGGSGGDEGGGWGSNKGKSGGSNSNWGGAGNGGGGNGGGGSGGGKEGWGTGSNSSWGGGNAGASDGGWGSDKGGGSNSSWGGPGNGGGSGGDKGGWGSGSNSSWGGGNASASGGGGGGGWGADVGKGGGTDEAGGSGTGGWGGGSNSGWGGGNAGASGSGKDVPKSGSSGWG; from the exons ATGGCCGGAAAATCAGCCGTGCTTTCAGACGACGAAG ATGAGATGGAGGTGTATGATAACGAAGAAGAAGAGGATGACGAAGACG AGACAGGACAGGATGAATACGAAAATGATGGTTTTATAGTCGATGatgaagaacaagaagaaggtGGTGACAGTGATGAGGAAATGCAGAAGAAAAGGAGGCGGAAGAAAAG GGAATCCCAGAAGAACTACGTCCTTGATGAAGATGACTATGAGCTGCTTGAGGATAATAATGTCACGGGTTTCCGGCGTCCAGAG CAGGAGAGTAAAAAGTTCAAGCGTTTGAAAAAAGCTCAAAGGGATCATCATTCTGGACTTTCTGGTGGCAATGAATTTGATAGATCTGGCAGGGATGTGCTCCAACACAGCTTATTTGGGGATGATGAGG GAACAGAACTCGAAGACATTGCAGAAGAGGAGCAACTAGAAGAAGACAATGAACTTGGGGATGAGGATGATTTGGGTGATTTCATTGTCGAGGAGGATTTGGACGAGCATGGTGCTCCTATGAG GAGAGATGTAACTAAGAAAAAGCCTAGGCAGGCACAAGGAGTCTCTTCATCTGCATTACAGGAAGCTCATGATATATTTGGAAATGTGGATGATTTATTGAAGCGTCGCGCATATCATGATGGCAGAAAGGAAAGGACTGGCGGTGGAGTTGATCCAACTATTATCGCAGAAAAGTATATGACTGAGAAGGATGACTTGATTCGTAACACAGATTTTCCAGAAAGGTGGCAG ATCTTCGAACATAGTACTGGCCCTCCACCAACAGATGAATCGAGTATAGATGAAGAGAGTACTTGGATTTGCAATGAGCTTAGAAACATGATACATTTGTTTGGAAGAATTGTTGAAATTAGTGAGCTTTCAATAGTCAAGGAAGATGTGATGAGATTCTTGGATTTTATTCATATCCAGAAATTGGAT GTGCCTTTTATTGCAATGTACAGAAAGGATGAATGCCCAAGTCTGTTTAAGGATCCAGAGCAGCTTGAAGCTGATGCTCTTCAAAATATTTCTGACGGAAAACCAGCATTAATGTGGCATAAG ATACTCTGGACCATTCTTGATTTGGATAAAAAGTGGCTACTTCTCCAGAAAAGAAAGAGTGCCTTACAATTATACTACAAGAAGAGATATGCCGAGGAGTCTCGAATTATTGATGATGAAACTAGGCTCAACTTTATTAGGCAGTTGTTTGACTCAGTCACCAAGTCTCTCAAGGCAGCTGTATCAGAACGCGAGGTTGATGACGTGGACTCAAAGTTCAATCTTCATTTTCCACCTGGGGAGGTTGGTGATGTTAATGGGCAGTATAAGCGGCCAAAGCGGAGATCACAGTACAGTAGTTGCAGTAAGGCAGGGCTGTGGGGGCTAGTTAGTAAACTTGGCTATAGCTCGGAGCAATTTGGGCTGCAGTTATCCTTGGAGAAAATG AGAATGGAGGAGCTGTTGGACAGCAAGGAAACCCCAGAAGAAGCggctttaaattttatatgtgcTATGTTTGAAACACCTCAAAATGTTCTTAGAGGCGCGAGGCACATG GCAGCTCTTGAGATTTGCTGGGAACCCTATGTGCGCAAACATGTGCGGAGCATCTATATGGATAATGCTGTAGTGTCAACAATTCCTACCCCTGATGGAAATGTCGCTATAGATGCTTCTCATCAGTATGCAACTATAAAATGGTTACGGGAAAAACCTCTTGGGAAATTTATGGACGCGCAGTGGCTTCAAATTCAGAAGGCTGAAGAGGAGAAGCTTATTAAAGTTACATTAAAGCTTCCAGAACCTGTCTTGAGCAAATTGATTAGCGACTCTAATGAGAATTATCTTAGTGACGGAGTAAGCAAATCTGCTCAACTATGGAATGAACAGAGGAAGCTGATACTGCAAGATGccttttttgattttcttctacCTTCAATGGAGAAGGAAGCAAGATTATTGCTGGCTGGTAGAGCAAGGAGTTGGTTGCTTCTGGAATATGGAAAGTTGTTGTGGGACAGAGTTTCTGTGGCGCCATATCAGAGAAAGGAGCAAGATCTGAGCTCTGATGAAGAAGCTGCACCAAGAGTTATGGCTTGCTGTTGGGGTCCAGGAAAGCCTGCAACAACATTTGTGATGCTGGACTCGTGTGGAGAAGTGTTGGATGTGCTGTATGCTGGGTCCATTTGCAACCGTGGTCAAAATGTTAATGATCAGCAACGTAAAAAGAATGACCAGCAGAGAGTTTTGAAGTTCATGACTGAACATCAACCACATGTCGTTGTTCTCGGAGCTGCAAATTTGTCTTGTACTCGTTTAAAGGAAGATATATATGAg ATAATTTTCAAGATGGTGGAGGAAACCCCTAGAGAGGTTGGCCATGATATGGATGGTATAAGCATTTTATATGGCGATGAAACTTTTCCTCACCTTTACGAGAATTCTCGTATCTCTTCAGATCAGCTTCCTTTGCAGTCAG GCATTGTCAAGCGAGCTGTGGCTTTAGGTCGTTACCTTCAGAATCCATTAGCAATGGTTGCTACACTGTGTGGACCAGGCAAAGAAATATTATCTTGGAAGCTTAGTCCTTTGGAGGATTTTTTAACCTCTGATGACAAGTTTGGGATGATTGAACAGATTATGGTAGATGTAACTAATCAAGTAGGGCTCGACGTTAATCTGGCATTAAGCCATGAATGGTTATTCTCTACTATGCAATTTATCTCTGGGCTAGGGCCTAGGAAGGCGGCATCTTTGGTAAGGTCTTTAGTAAGAAATGGAGCTATTTTTACACGCAAGGACTTGTTGACAGAACACGGGATTGGTAAGAGGGTTTTTGTTAATTCAGTTGGTTTCTTACGAGTCCGGCGGACTGGAATGGCTGCTTCTACTAGTCAATTCATTGATATGTTGGATGATACAAGAATTCATCCAGAATTTTATGGTCTTGCACAAGAACTTGCAAGAGATGTATATCTTGAAGATGTTCAAGATGATACAGTtgattatgatgatgatgaagtgtTGCAGTTGGCAATAGAACATGTCAGGGAGAAGCCACACCTGTTGAAATCACTCGAGGTGCACGAATATGCTAAATCGAAGCAGTTAGAAAGtaaaattcaaacactaaatCTAATAAGATTGGAGTTGATTCATGGATTTCAAGATTGGCGAAAACCATATGCAGAGCCAAGCCAAGATGAGGAATTCTGCATGATATCAGGGGAGACTGAAGATAGCCTTGCTGAAGGAAGAATTGTGCAGGCAACAGTTCGGAGGGTGCTACCCCAGAAAGCAATATGTGTTCTCGACTCTGGGTTGGTAGGTATACTTGGCAAGGAAGACTATGCAGATGATTGGAAGGAGTTGCCTGATTTGAATGAAAAGCTGAATGAAGGTGAAATTTTAAGCTGCAAAATCAAATCCATTCAGAAGAACAGGTACCAGCTATTCTTAAGTTGCAAGGAAAGCGAAATGAGGAATAATCAGTACCATAATCACCAAAATCTTGATCCACACTATCATGAGGATCGTAGCAGTTTACCAGGGGATCAAGACAAAACGCGCAAGCAGAAGGAGCTTGGCAGAAAGTATTTCAAGCCACGTCTGATAGTTCATCCTCGCTTTCAGAATATAACAGCTGATGAGGCAGTTGAG TTCCTGTCTGACAAGGATATTGGTGAGATTGTTGTACGTCCGAGTTCTCGTGGACCCTCGTTTTTGACTTTGACATTGAAAGTCTACGATGGAATTTATGCTCACAAGGATATAATTGAAGGTGGGAAGGAGCAAAAGGACTTAACAAGCTTGCTCCGAATTGGGAAAACCTTAAAAGTTGGAGACCAAACATTTGAGGATCTAGATGAG GTTATTGACAGGTATGTTGATCCATTGGTAGCTCAGCTGAAAGTGATGCTTAACTACCGCAAATTCAAGAAAGGCACCAAAGCAGAAATTGACGAGTGTCTTAGGATTGAGAAAGCCGAGAATCCAATGAGAATTGTTTATTGCTTTGGCATATCTTATGAACACCCTGGAACATGTATTCTCACCTATATTAGGACTTTAAACCCCCATCATGAATATGTTGGTGTCTACCCAACTGGGTTTAAATTTCGTAGGAAGATGTTTGGGGAAATTGATCGACTCGTTGCATATTTCCAAAGACATATTGATGATCCACAAAAATCAGAACTGTCAGTTCGATCCGCTGCTGCAATGGTTCCACTTGGAAGTGCTGCAATCGGGGGCCAATCTGGTGGATGGGATGATTCTAGAAGCGGCGGTGATGGTTCTAGTGCAG GCAGAGGTGACTTTAAAAATGGCGGCAGTCAGGATGGACATCCAAGTGGTATTCCTAGACCTTATGGTGGTATGGGCCGTGGACGGGGACGTGGCCGGGGATCATACAATGGTAGCGGAAGAGGTGATGGCTATAGCAGCGGAAAGCAAGATGTGGATACTTGGACTCAGAGTGATGATAAATGGGGAGGCAATGGAAGTGGCGATGGTAAAAATACTGGTGGCTGGGACGGAAGTGGTGGTACAGCTGGTGGTTGGGGAGGAAGCGGTGGGGGAAGTGATGGTACTGCTGCTGGTTGGGGAGGAAGTGGTGGCGGAACTGATGGTACTGCTGGTGGCTGGGGAGGAAGTGGTGGCGGAAGTGATGGTACTGCCGGTGGTTGGGGAGGAAGTGGTGGTGGAACTGATGGTAGTGCTGGTGGTGGTACTACTCGTGGCTGGGGAGGAAGTGGTGGCGGAAGCGAGGGTAATGCTGGTGGTTGGGGAGGAAGTGGTGGCGGAAGTGATGGTATTGCCGGTGGTTGGGGAGGAAGTGGTGGTGGAACTGATGGTACTGCTGCTGGTGGTACTACTGGTGGCTGGGGAGGAAGTGGTGGTGGAACTGATGGTACTGCTGGTGGTGGTACTACTGGTGGCTGGGGAGGAAGTGATGGCGGTAGTGATGTTACTGCTGGTGGTTGGGGAGGAAGTGTTGGCAATACAGGTGGCGGCAGCAGTGGTGCCACTGGCGGTGGTATCAGTGGTTGGGGCGGAAGTGGTGGTAGTGATACTGGTGGTGGCTGGGGTGGTGGTGCTGACACTGGTGGTGCTACCGGTGGTTGGGGCGGAAGTGGTGGTGGCTGGGGAGGTGGTGGAAGTTCTGGTGGTGCGGCCAGTGGTTGGGGAGCAAGTGGTGGTGATAATGGTAGTTATGGCGGATCTGAAGGTGTTGATAGCAGAAGCGGGGGCAGAGGCAGGGGACGTGATGGTAGAGGCAGAGGCAGGGGAAGAGATGGTAGAGGTAGAGGCAGGGGGGGAGATAGTGAACGTGGAGGTAGCAGTTggggaggtggtggtggtggcagtAATGATGGTACTGCTGGTGGTTGGGGAGGTGGTGGCAGTTCCGGTGGTGCCGCTGGTGGTTGGGCTGCGAGTGGTGGTGATAATGTTGGTTATGGGGGTAATGGCGGATCTGGAGGTCTTGATAGCGGAAGCAGTGGCAGAGGCAGGGGATTTGATGGTAGAGGCAGAGGCCGGGGACGGGATGGTGGAGGTAGAGGCAGGGGTGGAGATGGTGAAAGTGGAGGTAGCAGTTGGGGAAGTGGTGGTGGCAATAGAGGCAGGGGAGGTGGTGGTAGAGGTCGGGGTGGTAGAGGTGGAAGTGATGAAGGTAGTGGTGGTGGTTGGGGAGGTGGTGCAAATGGCGGTGGAGGTAGCAGCAGCAGTTGGGGAGGTAGTGGCAGTAGTGGACATTGGGGAGGTGGAAGTGGAGGTGATGAAGGTGGTGGTTGGGGATCTAACAAAGGTAAAAGTGGTGGCAGCAATAGTAATTGGGGAGGTGCTGGAAATGGCGGTGGAGGTAATGGTGGTGGTGGTAGTGGAGGGGGAAAAGAGGGTTGGGGTACTGGCAGCAATAGCAGCTGGGGTGGTGGAAATGCTGGTGCTTCTGATGGAGGTTGGGGATCTGACAAAGGTGGTGGCAGCAATAGTAGTTGGGGAGGTCCTGGAAATGGTGGAGGTAGTGGAGGTGACAAAGGGGGTTGGGGTAGTGGCAGCAATAGCAGCTGGGGTGGTGGAAATGCCAGTGCttctggtggtggtggtggaggaggTTGGGGAGCTGATGTGGGTAAAGGTGGTGGCACTGATGAAGCGGGTGGCAGTGGAACTGGTGGTTGGGGTGGTGGCAGCAATAGCGGCTGGGGTGGTGGAAATGCAGGTGCCTCTGGTTCTGGCAAAGATGTTCCAAAATCAGGGAGTTCTGGCTGGGGTTAA